Within Claveliimonas bilis, the genomic segment TGATCCGGAGGACATTACCCTGGAATGGCTGGAAGAAGTCGAGCAGAAGTATAAGCCGGAGAGAGTGATCTTTGAATGCAACGGTATGTATCCGGTGAGCAAAATGGAAGCACTGGAAGTTCCTAAGGGATGGGGACTTGTGCAGAAGCTGACGATGGTAGACGCCTCTACTTTCGGTACTTATATTGCCAATATGAAGCCTCTTTTTATGGATATGGTAAGAAATGCAGAGCTGGTTATGTTTAATCGCTGCACAAAAGATATGCCTCTTGCTTCCTATCGGAGAAGTGTAAAGGTAGTGAACCAGAGCGCCCAGATTATTTTTGAAGATGAGGAAGGCGAGATCGACAACATCTTTGAGGATTCCATGCCCTATGATCTGGATGCTCCGGTCGTGCAGATTGACGATATGGATTACGGAATCTGGTACGTGGATATGATGGATCACCCGGAACGCTATCTGAATAAAACCGTGGAATATAAGGCGAAAGTCCTGAAACCGAGAGGATTTGGGGCAAAAGAATTTGTGGCAGGGCGAATGGCAATGACCTGCTGCGCAGACGACACGACTTTTCTCGGTTATATCTGCAGGAGCGCCTACGCGCCTAAACTTTCGCCCGGACAGTGGGTGAAGGTAAAAGGGACAGTAGGTTATGAGTATACGAAAGCTTACCGCCGGAAGGGGCCTGTTATCAAAGCAGAATTTGTAGAGGCGTCCGAGGCTCCGGAAGATGAAATGGTATATTTTAACTAAAACGGAAAGGAAGGAAAAAGATTGCATACAATACCTGATATCAATACAGTAATTGGGATTCTGATCCCCTTTGCCGGGACAACGCTGGGAGCAGCCTGTGTGTTCTTAATGAGGGATACCATTCGGCCCCTTGTGCAGAAAGGTCTGCTGGGATTTGCATCCGGCGTTATGGTAGCGGCTTCGGTATGGTCTCTTCTGATCCCGGCGATGGAAATGACAGAACATATGGGAAAACTGGCCTTCCTCCCGGCGGCAGTGGGATTTATATGCGGGATGGGATTTCTGCTGCTTCTGGATAAAGTGGTCCCCCATCAGCATATGGATCACGATGAGCCGGAAGGCCCCAAAAAAGGATGGCGCCGCTCTACCATGCTTGTTATGGCTGTGACCCTTCATAATATCCCGGAAGGGATGGCTGTCGGCGTTGTCTTTGCCGGAATGCTGGCAGAAAATACTGAGATTACGCTGATGGGGGCCTTTGCTCTGTCTCTTGGAATTGCCATACAGAATTTCCCGGAAGGGGCGATCATTTCCATGCCGCTGAAAAGCCAGGACGGCCTTGGCAGAGGCAAAGCGTTTCTCTACGGAACACTGTCAGGAGTGGTAGAACCGGCGGCAGCGCTGATCACGATACTGCTGTCTAAATTTTTTGTTCCGGTGCTTCCCTATCTTCTTGCTTTTGCGGCAGGCGCCATGCTCTATGTGGTGGTGGAAGAACTGATCCCGGAGGCAAATGAGGGAGAACACAGCAATATTGGAACCATCGGCTTTGCAGCCGGATTTGTACTGATGATGATACTGGATGTGGCACTTGGATAGTGTCTGCAGACAGGGACGATGCAGAAGGCATTGTCCCTGTCTTGTTGTTGCAGATTGGCATTGCAATGATTTAAGAAAATTTAAGAGAACCTTTATAGAAATCACAAAAATCCGGGTATATAATAAGATGGATATAAAGGAGAAATGAATTACATGAGACGAAGAAAGAGGCAGTATGCCCGGGAAACAGAAGAAATACAAAGGGAACGCATTCCCACGACCCGTTATGATCCGGATTATCGGGAGGGACTTACGGAAAACCAGGTGCAGGAGCACAGACTCCACGGCTGGACGAATGTGGCGGTGGATCCTCCGGCTAAGACTACAAAAGAGATCATTCATGAAAATGTATTCACTTATTTCAACCTCATTTTTATAGTACTGGGCATACTTCTATGTCTGGTAGGTTCTTTCCGGAATCTGACCTTCCTTCCGGTTGTTATTTTAAATACATTAATTGGAATCGTACAGGAAGTACGGGCAAAAAATGTACTGGAAAAGATGAGTATGCTCAATGCGCCCCATGCCAGGGTGGTGAGAGATGGAAAGATATCCCAGGTTAATTCGGAAGATCTGGTAATCGACGATATTGTGATCTTCAGCGCCGGAAATCAGATCTGTGCCGACGCAGTGGTTGCGGCCGGGGAGGTTCAGGTAAATGAATCTCTTCTTACCGGGGAATCCGATGAGATCACAAAGCGGAAAGGAGACCACCTTATGTCCGGAAGTTTTGTGGTTTCCGGGCAGTGTCACGCAAGACTTGACAAGGTGGGAGCGGATTCCTATATTTCCAGGCTGACAATAGAAGCAAAAGCCATGGATGACCAGGAACAGTCGGAAATGATCCGTTCTTTGAATAAGCTGGTAAAATGGGTGGGAATCATCATCATTCCCATCGGTCTGGTCCTGTTTTCACAGAGCTTTTTCTTTAATGACGA encodes:
- a CDS encoding ZIP family metal transporter, yielding MNTVIGILIPFAGTTLGAACVFLMRDTIRPLVQKGLLGFASGVMVAASVWSLLIPAMEMTEHMGKLAFLPAAVGFICGMGFLLLLDKVVPHQHMDHDEPEGPKKGWRRSTMLVMAVTLHNIPEGMAVGVVFAGMLAENTEITLMGAFALSLGIAIQNFPEGAIISMPLKSQDGLGRGKAFLYGTLSGVVEPAAALITILLSKFFVPVLPYLLAFAAGAMLYVVVEELIPEANEGEHSNIGTIGFAAGFVLMMILDVALG
- a CDS encoding GTP-binding protein; translated protein: MQMVDNARVVVYLMTGFLESGKTQFLRYTLGQEYFEIDGNTVLILCEEGEEEYGEDLLKRSRTTLLTVDDPEDITLEWLEEVEQKYKPERVIFECNGMYPVSKMEALEVPKGWGLVQKLTMVDASTFGTYIANMKPLFMDMVRNAELVMFNRCTKDMPLASYRRSVKVVNQSAQIIFEDEEGEIDNIFEDSMPYDLDAPVVQIDDMDYGIWYVDMMDHPERYLNKTVEYKAKVLKPRGFGAKEFVAGRMAMTCCADDTTFLGYICRSAYAPKLSPGQWVKVKGTVGYEYTKAYRRKGPVIKAEFVEASEAPEDEMVYFN